The following are encoded in a window of Acropora muricata isolate sample 2 chromosome 6, ASM3666990v1, whole genome shotgun sequence genomic DNA:
- the LOC136919873 gene encoding uncharacterized protein isoform X2, giving the protein MGLCVSTETDDYEHVKYFDGQRCLGFRHGEGTYYYENGDIYVGEWRWNMKHGRGVYSPKNEEVSKALSFSLTGEKGSFITMNISEQNMEDYLLQQDALALKFVQRPNHSLVTKRKEKSKWRGSGKWKEKG; this is encoded by the exons ATGGGTCTTTGTGTCTCCACCGAGACCGATGATTACGAACACGTTAAGTATTTTGATGGACAACGTTGTCTTGGCTTCAGACATGGAGAAGGAACATATTACTATGAAAATGGCGATATTTATGTTGGAGAATGGCGATGGAACATGAAACACGGTCGCGGTGTTTATTCTCCTAAGAACGAAGAAGT ATCTAAAGCTCTCTCATTTTCCTTAACAGGAGAAAAGGGTTCTTTTATCACGATGAATATATCGGAACAGAACATGGAGGACTATTTGCTGCAACAAGATGCTCTTGCTTTAAAGTTTGTGCAGAGGCCCAACCACTCGTTAGTGACGAAGAGGAAAG AAAAAAGCAAATGGAGAGGATCAGGAAAGTGGAAGGAGAAAGGATGA
- the LOC136919873 gene encoding MORN repeat-containing protein 3-like isoform X1, whose translation MGLCVSTETDDYEHVKYFDGQRCLGFRHGEGTYYYENGDIYVGEWRWNMKHGRGVYSPKNEEVRKGFFYHDEYIGTEHGGLFAATRCSCFKVCAEAQPLVSDEEERKKQMERIRKVEGERMRQREEEKMRQRKEREQKRDELRQKYNLPKSKHLTVQ comes from the exons ATGGGTCTTTGTGTCTCCACCGAGACCGATGATTACGAACACGTTAAGTATTTTGATGGACAACGTTGTCTTGGCTTCAGACATGGAGAAGGAACATATTACTATGAAAATGGCGATATTTATGTTGGAGAATGGCGATGGAACATGAAACACGGTCGCGGTGTTTATTCTCCTAAGAACGAAGAAGT GAGAAAAGGGTTCTTTTATCACGATGAATATATCGGAACAGAACATGGAGGACTATTTGCTGCAACAAGATGCTCTTGCTTTAAAGTTTGTGCAGAGGCCCAACCACTCGTTAGTGACGAAGAGGAAAG AAAAAAGCAAATGGAGAGGATCAGGAAAGTGGAAGGAGAAAGGATGAGGCAAAGGGAAGAAGAAAAGATGAGacaaaggaaagaaagagaGCAAAAACGTGACGAACTTCGACAAAAATACAACTTGCCTAAATCAAAACATTTAACTGTGCAATAG